The following are from one region of the Ochotona princeps isolate mOchPri1 chromosome 15, mOchPri1.hap1, whole genome shotgun sequence genome:
- the CBX7 gene encoding chromobox protein homolog 7 isoform X1: MELSAIGEQVFAVESIRKKRVRKGKVEYLVKWKGWPPKYSTWEPEEHILDPRLVMAYEEKEERDRASGYRKRGPKPKRLLLQRLYSMDLLRSSHKAKGKEKLCFSLTRPLGSGSPEGVVKAGAAELVDKGPWVPTLPFPLRKPRKAHKYLRLSRKKFPPRGPSLESHSHGRELFLQESAAPDALQAAGEWEPMEQPPEEEADTDAADGPPPWTPTLPPSEVTVTDITANSITVTFREAQAAEGFFRDRHEKF, from the exons ATGGAGCTGTCAGCCATCGGCGAGCAGGTGTTCGCTGTGGAGAGCATCCGGAAGAAGCGCGTACGGAAG GGCAAAGTCGAGTATCTGGTGAAGTGGAAAGGATGGCCCCCAAA GTACAGCACGTGGGAGCCGGAAGAACACATCTTGGACCCCCGCCTCGTTATGGCCTACGAGGAGAA ggaggagagagaccGAGCATCAGGGTATAGGAAGAGAGGTCCGAAACCCAAGCGACTCCTGCTGCAG CGGCTATACAGCATGGACCTGCTGCGGAGCTCCCACAAGGCCAAGGGCAAGGAGAAGCTTTGCTTCTCCCTGACACGCCCTCTCGGCAGTGGGAGCCCCGAGGGGGTGGTCAAGGCGGGGGCGGCCGAGCTGGTGGACAAGGGCCCATGGGTGCCCACCCTGCCCTTCCCGCTCCGCAAGCCTCGCAAGGCCCACAAGTACCTGCGGCTCTCACGCAAGAAGTTCCCGCCCCGCGGGCCCAGCCTGGAGAGCCACAGCCATGGACGGGAGCTCTTCCTGCAGGAGTCGGCAGCCCCAGACGCCCTGCAGGCGGCCGGCGAGTGGGAGCCCATGGAGCAGCCCCCTGAGGAGGAGG CAGACACAGATGCGGCCGATGGGCCCCCTCCCTGGACACCCACGCTCCCCCCGAGTGAGGTGACTGTGACCGACATCACGGCCAACTCCATCACCGTCACCTTCCGCGAGGCCCAGGCGGCCGAGGGCTTCTTCCGAGATCGCCATGAGAAGTTCTGA
- the CBX7 gene encoding chromobox protein homolog 7 isoform X3, giving the protein MELSAIGEQVFAVESIRKKRVRKGKVEYLVKWKGWPPKYSTWEPEEHILDPRLVMAYEEKEERDRASGYRKRGPKPKRLLLQESAAPDALQAAGEWEPMEQPPEEEADTDAADGPPPWTPTLPPSEVTVTDITANSITVTFREAQAAEGFFRDRHEKF; this is encoded by the exons ATGGAGCTGTCAGCCATCGGCGAGCAGGTGTTCGCTGTGGAGAGCATCCGGAAGAAGCGCGTACGGAAG GGCAAAGTCGAGTATCTGGTGAAGTGGAAAGGATGGCCCCCAAA GTACAGCACGTGGGAGCCGGAAGAACACATCTTGGACCCCCGCCTCGTTATGGCCTACGAGGAGAA ggaggagagagaccGAGCATCAGGGTATAGGAAGAGAGGTCCGAAACCCAAGCGACTCCTGCTGCAG GAGTCGGCAGCCCCAGACGCCCTGCAGGCGGCCGGCGAGTGGGAGCCCATGGAGCAGCCCCCTGAGGAGGAGG CAGACACAGATGCGGCCGATGGGCCCCCTCCCTGGACACCCACGCTCCCCCCGAGTGAGGTGACTGTGACCGACATCACGGCCAACTCCATCACCGTCACCTTCCGCGAGGCCCAGGCGGCCGAGGGCTTCTTCCGAGATCGCCATGAGAAGTTCTGA
- the CBX7 gene encoding chromobox protein homolog 7 isoform X2 yields the protein MELSAIGEQVFAVESIRKKRVRKGKVEYLVKWKGWPPKYSTWEPEEHILDPRLVMAYEEKEERDRASGYRKRGPKPKRLLLQRLYSMDLLRSSHKAKGKEKLCFSLTRPLGSGSPEGVVKAGAAELVDKGPWVPTLPFPLRKPRKAHKYLRLSRKKFPPRGPSLESHSHGRELFLQESAAPDALQAAGEWEPMEQPPEEEDTDAADGPPPWTPTLPPSEVTVTDITANSITVTFREAQAAEGFFRDRHEKF from the exons ATGGAGCTGTCAGCCATCGGCGAGCAGGTGTTCGCTGTGGAGAGCATCCGGAAGAAGCGCGTACGGAAG GGCAAAGTCGAGTATCTGGTGAAGTGGAAAGGATGGCCCCCAAA GTACAGCACGTGGGAGCCGGAAGAACACATCTTGGACCCCCGCCTCGTTATGGCCTACGAGGAGAA ggaggagagagaccGAGCATCAGGGTATAGGAAGAGAGGTCCGAAACCCAAGCGACTCCTGCTGCAG CGGCTATACAGCATGGACCTGCTGCGGAGCTCCCACAAGGCCAAGGGCAAGGAGAAGCTTTGCTTCTCCCTGACACGCCCTCTCGGCAGTGGGAGCCCCGAGGGGGTGGTCAAGGCGGGGGCGGCCGAGCTGGTGGACAAGGGCCCATGGGTGCCCACCCTGCCCTTCCCGCTCCGCAAGCCTCGCAAGGCCCACAAGTACCTGCGGCTCTCACGCAAGAAGTTCCCGCCCCGCGGGCCCAGCCTGGAGAGCCACAGCCATGGACGGGAGCTCTTCCTGCAGGAGTCGGCAGCCCCAGACGCCCTGCAGGCGGCCGGCGAGTGGGAGCCCATGGAGCAGCCCCCTGAGGAGGAGG ACACAGATGCGGCCGATGGGCCCCCTCCCTGGACACCCACGCTCCCCCCGAGTGAGGTGACTGTGACCGACATCACGGCCAACTCCATCACCGTCACCTTCCGCGAGGCCCAGGCGGCCGAGGGCTTCTTCCGAGATCGCCATGAGAAGTTCTGA